The proteins below are encoded in one region of bacterium:
- a CDS encoding ABC transporter substrate-binding protein gives GFLVKDSSNPFSDPAVRRAVALTIDQQLLINEAFFGLAERSNQLVPPEVFGYSTDLMVPRQDLKQAKEIIAQSNFRDGFRQFLYFGKGSSKIADPLVRQLQPLGIELEKRELEWAELDGLLQAQELPAYLVQWTFPVKDSGDILYFGFHTKTQGREYGALNFSGFSDPTLDRILEQSASEMKVERRRLLLNESMKIAMDSNAFVPLCIRRNFFVVNNNLEWTGNISGKIILEEIRFVSGR, from the coding sequence CGGATTTCTCGTGAAGGATTCTTCAAATCCTTTTTCCGATCCTGCAGTGCGCAGAGCAGTAGCTCTGACTATCGATCAGCAACTACTGATCAATGAAGCATTCTTCGGTCTGGCAGAAAGAAGCAATCAGTTGGTTCCGCCGGAAGTATTTGGATACTCCACAGACCTGATGGTTCCCCGGCAGGATTTGAAACAAGCTAAAGAGATAATCGCACAGTCGAACTTTCGTGATGGTTTTCGCCAGTTTTTGTACTTCGGAAAAGGCAGCAGTAAGATTGCGGATCCCCTTGTCCGGCAATTGCAACCGCTGGGCATAGAACTGGAGAAACGCGAGCTGGAATGGGCGGAACTAGACGGTTTGCTGCAAGCGCAGGAGCTCCCTGCTTACCTTGTACAATGGACCTTTCCTGTAAAGGACAGTGGTGACATACTTTACTTCGGTTTTCATACAAAAACACAGGGCAGAGAGTACGGAGCGCTAAATTTCTCCGGGTTTTCTGATCCAACACTCGACCGCATCCTGGAACAAAGCGCGAGCGAAATGAAAGTAGAACGAAGACGTCTGTTATTGAATGAAAGCATGAAGATCGCCATGGACTCGAATGCGTTTGTTCCGCTTTGCATCCGCCGCAATTTTTTTGTCGTGAACAACAATCTTGAATGGACCGGAAATATTTCTGGCAAAATTATTTTAGAAGAGATCCGGTTTGTTTCAGGGCGCTAG